The genomic window TTGATGACTGAATAGTTTTTGCTATTGTCTGTTGAGTTTTGACCCTTATGTTCCATGACTGAATTATATTCTCAGACTGGTAGTGAGACTTTTATAATAGAACAATCCTAGCACTATAGATTTAATTGAAAAATCATGTGGTAGATCAAAATTCTTCCTCCATAAGGGATGATATAGATAGTGGGTATACTAGTTCTTCCTCCGTTATGTATCATAATCATGTTGAACAGAGCCCTAGTTGTAGGTACTATGGTTAGCACTGGAGATCAAAATTTCTTTATTTGGTTGAATGCATGGAATCATTGTAGATCTAACGGCCAATGGTCTCTGATATTCTCGTTGCAGTTATGCTGATGTGGAGGGTAAGGAGTTGGTTGCTGCAGATGACAAGGATAACATTGAACTGGGAAGTGGTGGGGCTGAGCTTGTAATAACGAACAAGAGTGAGAAAGGAACTCGTGTCAGAACTCTTGGTTCTCGGGAATTTATTCGCTACTATCGCCAGAAACCACGTCCTTCTGTTGCAACAGATCGTGCTCTTGCGCTTTCTCTGGCTTCCAGGTCTGAACCTATTGTCCACTTTTCCTCCATTTGGTTATCTGCCATGTTACATCAATAAAATCTTAGCAACTCCTTAGTTTGATGCTGTTATTCACGATTTCTGCTTCTCCTCATCAGCTACAAGAGCATGGGTCTGGTGACAGTTCAGTCAAAGGAGCAAGTTGTAAGGCTGAAAGTTCTCCGCGCAATGAACAAGACAGGTGTGGAGACCATGCGAACCAAGATTGGAATGAAGAGCAACGTGATCCGCAATCTCCCCAAGAACTGCCCATATTAGTCGATGCCACCTGTTGCAGGATCAAAGCCCTTGGAGCTCCAGCATCATCTTTGTGGCAATGGCTGTTTTTTGTGCATCTGCTAGCCATGGCAGAGAGCTTGTGATATTCGCAAAAACAATAGATCTTTATATTGTTTAATTTGCACCTCAAATGAGAGTATCATGCTTACTGGAAACAAGACTGTATCCGGTATAAGAGTTATGACTTCGGTAAACACATCACCTTCTGTGATTTTGAACATGCATACTCGTCTCATGTTTGCattcgtttttttttatgtcacaAAATAATCCAAGAAACTAGGGAAGCATAAGTGGTATATATGGAGTAAATACACCAACAAGATAATGCTGAAGTAATATTAACATACATGACATCACCTATGACGTGCTGAAGTAATAATATTAACATGCATGACGTCACCTATGACTTAGCAGGAGAGATTTGCAGTCTTTCAGCCTGTAAAATAGTTATTTAGCAATCCTAATCCTGATTCTTAGATGAGATTTCCCCCAGGCCTCGCCTGCCTGCCTGCTTTAGGAGAGATAAAAGAGATTTGCAGTTTTTCAGCCTGTAAAATGGTTATTTAGCAATCCTAATCCTGATTCTTAGATGAGATTTCCCCCAGGCCTCGCCCTGCCTGCTTTaggagagataaagaaagaTTTGCAGTTTTTTCAGCCTGTAAAATGGTTATTTAGCAATCCTAATCCTAGCTGTTTGATGAGGTTTCCCCCAGGCCTCACCTGCCTGCTTTGGTGGAGTGATGTGGGATTTGGTTTGGTAGCCTGCTTGAAGAGGTCGTGGGTTGGAGTAGTTCTGAGCTTTTGGCCTTTCGGATTGCGTTCTGCCTCCAGGTTCTTGGCTCCTTTTAAAAGGACCCTCACTCTCCTCTccactcccaccaccaccacctaccCTGTCTgtctgccgccgctccggtactcctcttctcctccttcccttctcATCGTGTTGTTGTTCtatattagctttttttaaaatattgtagTTCTATATTGGCATTTTTTTAGCCACTGCTGTAcgcctcctcttctttttttttcatgagattGTTGTTCTGtattgtacttcctccgtttcacaatacaagtcattctagtattttccattcatattgatgttaatgaatctagatagatatatatgcctagattcattaacattaatatgaatatagaaaatgctagacattgtgaaacggaggaagtactttttTTCCTGGGATCCTGGCGATCGATGGCGGCCCGTTTGAGATTAGATTGTTATTCATGGTTTGATTTAGGTTCTTGTCGTCGCAGAATATGATTTCTGGATTGAGTTTTTGATCAATTTAATTTTGGGTTGTTTCCTCCGTTTCGGTCTGGCTAGTTCTTACCAAGCTCAGGGTTTTAGCTTTGGAGTTATACTCCTGTGTTAGTAATTTTGAGGCGCTCTCCTGATCTCCTTTCCATAGCTGGTGGATGTATTTGGGTGTCCTGGTTCCATGTGGATGTGAGAAGAGCTGGTTAGGAATTGGGCCTGCTTCCGATCAGTTTCCGGATCGAGTTTTATCATCTATGGGGTTGCTTTTTGAGTAAATTAACTCCTTTTTTTCAATAATGAGGTTGTTTTGGTTGTTCTACCTACAGGTGAAGCGTGATTTTATACTGCAATGATAGATACCAGCTTTTCCAAAGAGGCCATGAGGAAACTCATGGGCGAAGAAGCGCACTACAGGCCAAGGTTCGAGATCACAATTTACATTTTGTGGTGAGTGGAAGTGGAGTCTTCGTAGATCTAACGGCCAATGGTTTCTGATATTGTCATTGCAGTTTTGCTGATATAGAGGATGAGGACTTTCAGTGCTGGCTTAACATTGGCCTTTGGGAATACCAACCAAGGTGTAAGATTCAATCCTAGCATCCATTCTTTTACACCTCCAGTTAATCCTAACTGTTCACTCACTCATTTCCATCTACCAATCCAACCTCCATAACCCATTTGCCATTTACCAAACAGGGTGTAAGCGGATAAAAGAAGAGGATAATGAGTTAGTTGAGATGGAAAGCGGTTGGGCTGAGCATCATCTCGAGTCTTTTGATACTAAGCAAAATCTTGCAGCTTATGTCAGGGCTCTTCGTTCTTGTTGGGGATTCTCTTACGAAGATCGCCTGAAACCACATATTCCTGTTGCAACGGATCGTGTTCTTCCACTTTCCCTGGCTTCCAGGTCCGAaacctttcttcttttctttctttcttttctattatTCCCATCCATTTGGTTATTTGCAGTGCTATGCTACATCGATAAGATCAGTAGAACTCTTCAAGCCCAGTGTTGTTATTATTTCTCATGTCCTGATTCTCTTATTTTCAGCTACAAGGGAATGCGTTTGGTGACTCTTCAGTCGAAGGAGAAAGCTGCAAGGCTGAAATCTCTCCGAGCGATGAACAAGACTGTGGAGAACATGCGTACCAAGATTGGAATGAAGAACAATGTGATCCGCAAGCTGCCCAAGAACTGCCCATACTAGGCCATTCCACTCTGGTTGTGAGAGAAGAGTCCCTGGAGCTCCAGTACAGGCTTACAGCATCACCTTTGTGCTTGTGGCCATGGGTGTTCTTTCTGTGCTTCTGCTAGTCATGGCACAGAAGCAATAATAATCGAATAATAGAACCTTACTGTCAAGTTCTGTAATAACTGTTAAAGTGGACACAGATCTTTATGTTGTTGAAGTTGCTCCTGGAATAAGAGTATCATATCATGCTTGTTTCTATATACTATTACATGTTTGAGTTGTTTCTATACTGTGATTTTTCACTCTCTTCTATTGTCCAAGCGAGGCTGCAACGTACTGAAGATATTTTTACCCTTTTTGGTAATCGAGTTGCTAAGAAATTGAGATGTGGATGACCCAATTAGAAGATAAGATATCCCATTTTGTAAGCTTGAAGCTGCATTCCAACAAAAAAGTCATGTGCAAGAAACTTTGCTGTTCTGCAGGGGCTCAAAATTGATCAAGCAAACAGAGACTACTCCATCCAGTCAGAGCAGTTACGGGATTCAGAATGACAACAAGAGCATATTGAAAATTGAAAACTGACAGAACAATAGGACAGCCAAAACATGTTCCAACAATAACCAGGATATTTAGTCATGTTAGAACACAAAACTGAAGTTCAACCCGTCAAAATTGGAGATATATTTGACTTTGTTGAGGTGCTCCTCAGCAAACTTGAAGCAACCGGCACAGCCGTGTGCAATTCAGATTTGGGCTAGCCCAAAAGTGGCCCATTTAATGCCATGGCCTTGTCGTGCCTAGCCCAGTCCATCTGTGCCCAAGTTAATATAGAGTTAGGCCTCAACATAATGTTTGgtcatttgtttttaaaaacaatacaaatatgtaaatatagATAGATTATGATTAAAgtatttatataaaagttacaaaaaatagttaatacttgtatttttttaaaaaaaataaaatgaatggtcaaactaCATATCAAAATTTAACTGTAGGATCGGAATTTCAATAGGCCCGACTTTCACAACTTGTATCTAAACTAGTATGGACTCTTTTTTGCATAGCAGAAGCCAATTTTCCACGGCAAATGCAACTTGTTCATTTCACATCAGATGATTGTTACAACTTAAAAGTATGCAGCGCTGAAGCTGCAAACGAGTTTCCTTCATATGCCGTGCTCTCGTCCTCCACGCGTCACTCATGATTCATGCCCGTCCTTTTCACATCTTTTTTCCAACGATGGGAGTCCCTTTCCCTTTATAATAGTCTTCGCgttgagatttgagaagacCATATGTGAAGATGAGTTCGGTTTGTCCATGGAATTTGGCCTTGATTCATCTTTCAATGGATGATTTGAAGTGATCATTAGAATACAGATTTTAACGATCGGCGCATGGAAGTTCGGTTTGTCTAGGGAATTTAACCTTAATTTATCTCTCGTAGAACGGTTAGGAGCGATCACTGGAATACAAAATTAGTCTACTTCttctgataaaaaataataaaataaacaaattaattttttatttcaattttagAATAAGGAATAAATCATGTATACATCTAAACAAACATTTCACCGATTTTAAGGGAAGTGTTTGTAGTACTTCATCCATCAGAGTTTACTTGTGTTTTCAATTGAATATTAGTAAGATTACGGAGCTATCGTTGGTGTTCATCTCTTAAAGTGAGTACACAGCTAACATATTCATTGATCTAtatgctcttttttttattgtgtatGCATATGTGTCTTTCATGtagtgtagaaaaaaaaaactctcataCTGTATTATCTCGATTTAAGAATTCTAGAGAATTTTCACATGAATTGAACTACCTTGAAAGAAAATCATGCAAATTCATTTCAAAGATGGTTAAAACGTGACGAGCAAACCCGTCAACCTATTCAACATTTCAACCCGTACTGCATTCATACTcccgtagtactccctccgtcccaaaataagtgcaaccaTGATTTTCCACGCCGAACTTTAAccgctcgtcttatttgaatttttttaaaaaaattaaaaacataagtcacgagtaaagtgctattcatgttttatcatctcatagcaataaaaatgctaattataaaaaaaataaataagacggacgaccAAAATTAGACGCGGAAACTTATTACTgtgcttattttgggacggaggtagtagtagaaCATACTCCTACAAATCCAAACatggttttgacttttgaccTTGCCTAATCATTCACCCTGCACAGTCCGCATGTTTTTTCTCCCCGCCACAAGATAATCCAAAAAAACCGCtcaaatacaaatttaaaaagCACCAGTATGCTGacccaaataaataaataataaatatttttattatataaaaaacaGCCGAAATGaagcgagagagagatagatagggaggctgcagcagcaacagcatcagcagcgg from Oryza glaberrima chromosome 6, OglaRS2, whole genome shotgun sequence includes these protein-coding regions:
- the LOC127776517 gene encoding cytoplasmic 60S subunit biogenesis factor REI1 homolog 1-like isoform X2 is translated as MRTFSAGLTLAFGNTNQGCKRIKEEDNELVEMESGWAEHHLESFDTKQNLAAYVRALRSCWGFSYEDRLKPHIPVATDRVLPLSLASSYKGMRLVTLQSKEKAARLKSLRAMNKTVENMRTKIGMKNNVIRKLPKNCPY
- the LOC127776517 gene encoding cytoplasmic 60S subunit biogenesis factor REI1 homolog 1-like isoform X1, which translates into the protein MIDTSFSKEAMRKLMGEEAHYRPSFADIEDEDFQCWLNIGLWEYQPRWCKRIKEEDNELVEMESGWAEHHLESFDTKQNLAAYVRALRSCWGFSYEDRLKPHIPVATDRVLPLSLASSYKGMRLVTLQSKEKAARLKSLRAMNKTVENMRTKIGMKNNVIRKLPKNCPY